One part of the Archaeoglobaceae archaeon genome encodes these proteins:
- the pth2 gene encoding peptidyl-tRNA hydrolase Pth2, which produces MEFKQVIVVRDDLELSRGKLAVQVAHASILGFLKSDKEKRERWLREGQKKIVLRVRNLEELLAVRDKAEMERIPTAIVEDAGLTEIPPGTITAVVLGPDEAKKIDKITGSLPLLR; this is translated from the coding sequence ATGGAGTTTAAGCAAGTTATAGTTGTTAGAGACGATCTGGAGCTTTCAAGAGGAAAGCTTGCAGTTCAGGTTGCACATGCAAGTATATTGGGTTTTCTGAAGAGTGATAAAGAAAAAAGAGAGCGTTGGCTTCGTGAAGGGCAGAAAAAAATTGTTCTTAGGGTTAGAAACCTTGAGGAACTTTTGGCAGTAAGAGATAAAGCAGAGATGGAAAGAATTCCGACTGCAATTGTAGAAGACGCGGGCCTTACTGAAATACCTCCAGGAACAATTACTGCTGTCGTTTTAGGACCAGATGAGGCTAAGAAGATCGACAAGATCACTGGGAGTTTGCCTTTACTCCGTTAA
- the radB gene encoding DNA repair and recombination protein RadB, which translates to MLIPSGSKCIDSLLGGGIETGTITQLYGPSGTGKTTLCLMFAKNCAKSYKVAYIDTEGLSGERVKQVFQDVSLFSNVFVQEVFTFRQQASALKEVEKLTKTEKIKLVIVDCFTSLYRSELEDESRQIKVKRELTAQLTYLLGLARKLDLAVLITNQMFTDVKTGIDKPLGGTSIDHLSKTILSLERVGNLRRATLVKHRYKKEGESCEFQLTDKGVEP; encoded by the coding sequence ATGCTGATTCCAAGTGGAAGTAAATGCATAGATTCGTTGTTAGGCGGTGGAATTGAAACTGGAACGATCACTCAGCTCTACGGACCAAGCGGAACAGGAAAGACGACTCTTTGCCTCATGTTTGCGAAAAACTGTGCAAAGAGCTATAAGGTAGCTTATATTGACACAGAAGGACTTTCCGGCGAAAGAGTGAAGCAGGTATTTCAAGATGTTTCTCTTTTCTCGAATGTTTTTGTTCAAGAAGTATTCACTTTCAGACAGCAGGCTTCTGCTTTGAAAGAAGTAGAAAAGCTTACAAAGACTGAAAAAATCAAGCTCGTAATCGTAGATTGCTTTACATCATTATACAGAAGCGAGCTTGAAGACGAGAGCAGGCAGATCAAGGTAAAAAGAGAACTTACTGCACAGTTAACCTATTTGCTTGGACTGGCAAGAAAATTGGATCTTGCGGTTCTAATAACAAACCAGATGTTTACAGACGTCAAGACAGGGATTGATAAACCCTTAGGCGGAACAAGTATTGACCATCTTTCAAAGACGATACTTTCGCTCGAAAGAGTTGGAAATTTACGGAGGGCAACGCTTGTTAAACACAGATATAAGAAAGAAGGAGAGAGTTGCGAGTTCCAGCTCACAGACAAGGGAGTAGAACCTTAA
- a CDS encoding molybdopterin biosynthesis protein: MRRVFREVVSLEKAKEVLFQFYKPERSVEEVGILESTGRVLAEDVRSCISLPPFDRAVMDGYAVIAEDTFNAEETNPTILKVVDRIEAGEWSEVEVSRGNAVEVATGSAMPKGANAVVMVEFTKEKGEFVEIFKSVAPGENVLFAGSDVMAGEVVLRKGRKITHREVAILSACGIRSVKVYRKPRVAVVSTGNELVEPGEKLERAKIYDVNSYMLCSAIEECGGIPIRLGIVRDDENEIRSAILRALELSELVLTSGSTSAGFGDMMFKILSEFKPGVLIHGIAVKPGKPTIIALHNGKPIFALPGYPTSAMTIFEVLVAPILRELSGLRKESRSLKAKLAVKIFSEPGRRELLPVNVVSTVEGYRVYPVAGSYSGMFSAIYATDGFIEIPEEVLMLEENEEVEVRLYSEIKPADPVIIGSHCVGIDLILEFMPEFEPKIINLGSTAGILAVKRREADIAGIHLLSEDGVYNETAIREFGVENAVLVKGYLREQGLIVAKGNPKQIKGFEDLLREDLRFVNRNKGSGTRVLIDMHLQEIAKKSGIGFEELKSGIRGYEVEAKTHDAVAIAVASGKADLGVGIKSVASSYGLDFIPLRAEEFDFLIPKERLKKDSVRLFLRALESEEFAKKLEKFEGLRVYERTGEMIEI; this comes from the coding sequence ATGAGAAGGGTCTTTAGGGAAGTGGTAAGCCTTGAAAAAGCGAAAGAGGTCTTGTTTCAGTTTTATAAACCAGAACGGAGTGTTGAAGAAGTTGGTATTCTTGAATCCACGGGTAGAGTGCTTGCTGAAGACGTTCGCTCGTGCATAAGCCTACCGCCTTTTGACAGGGCGGTTATGGATGGTTATGCGGTAATAGCTGAAGACACGTTCAATGCTGAGGAGACTAACCCGACAATTCTCAAAGTGGTCGACAGAATTGAAGCGGGAGAGTGGAGTGAAGTTGAAGTGAGCAGAGGTAATGCGGTTGAGGTTGCAACAGGCTCAGCAATGCCAAAGGGGGCGAATGCGGTAGTGATGGTGGAATTTACAAAGGAAAAGGGTGAATTCGTAGAGATCTTTAAATCAGTAGCTCCCGGAGAAAACGTGCTCTTCGCTGGAAGCGATGTGATGGCTGGCGAGGTTGTGCTCAGAAAAGGAAGAAAGATCACCCATAGAGAAGTTGCAATTCTCTCCGCATGTGGAATAAGAAGCGTGAAGGTTTACAGAAAACCAAGGGTAGCTGTGGTCTCTACGGGCAATGAGCTTGTCGAACCCGGGGAAAAGCTTGAAAGGGCAAAGATCTACGATGTCAACTCCTACATGCTTTGCTCAGCAATAGAGGAATGTGGAGGAATTCCAATAAGGCTCGGAATAGTTAGAGATGACGAAAATGAAATCAGAAGTGCAATTTTAAGGGCTTTAGAGCTTTCAGAGCTTGTGTTAACAAGCGGAAGCACTTCAGCGGGCTTTGGAGACATGATGTTCAAGATCCTTTCAGAATTTAAGCCAGGAGTGCTTATTCATGGAATTGCAGTTAAGCCCGGAAAGCCCACGATCATCGCTCTCCACAATGGCAAACCGATCTTTGCACTGCCCGGGTATCCGACATCCGCAATGACGATCTTCGAAGTCTTAGTTGCTCCAATTTTAAGAGAACTTTCTGGACTTAGGAAAGAGAGCAGAAGTTTGAAGGCAAAGCTTGCGGTAAAGATCTTCTCTGAGCCTGGAAGACGGGAGCTTTTGCCTGTCAACGTTGTTTCAACAGTGGAAGGCTACAGAGTTTATCCTGTAGCGGGATCATACAGCGGAATGTTTTCAGCAATTTACGCCACAGACGGCTTCATAGAGATTCCAGAAGAGGTTTTAATGCTCGAAGAGAACGAAGAAGTCGAAGTCAGACTTTACAGCGAAATAAAGCCCGCAGATCCTGTGATCATAGGAAGCCATTGCGTTGGGATCGATCTGATCCTTGAATTCATGCCAGAATTTGAGCCAAAGATTATAAATCTCGGCTCTACAGCGGGAATTTTGGCGGTTAAAAGGCGTGAGGCGGATATAGCGGGAATTCACCTGCTAAGTGAAGACGGGGTATACAATGAAACCGCAATTAGAGAATTTGGAGTTGAGAATGCGGTTCTTGTAAAAGGCTATTTGAGAGAACAGGGGCTAATCGTTGCAAAGGGGAACCCCAAGCAGATCAAAGGCTTTGAGGATCTGCTAAGAGAAGATCTGCGATTCGTGAACAGAAACAAGGGCTCGGGGACGAGAGTTCTTATAGACATGCACCTTCAAGAGATTGCCAAAAAATCTGGAATTGGGTTTGAAGAGCTTAAGAGCGGGATAAGAGGCTATGAAGTTGAAGCTAAAACGCATGATGCGGTAGCGATAGCAGTTGCCAGTGGTAAGGCTGATTTGGGAGTTGGAATTAAAAGCGTAGCAAGCTCATATGGGCTCGACTTCATCCCGCTCAGAGCGGAGGAGTTTGACTTTCTGATCCCCAAGGAAAGGCTAAAAAAAGATTCTGTAAGGCTTTTCTTGAGGGCTTTGGAGAGTGAAGAATTTGCTAAAAAGCTTGAAAAGTTCGAGGGGCTGAGGGTTTACGAAAGGACCGGGGAGATGATCGAGATATGA
- a CDS encoding N-6 DNA methylase, with the protein MKQRLNHFSKKEKVLGQFLTPYPVADFMIKFSKLFLEEKETAIDPSCGDGVFLLGLLENGFKELWGVDIDPKVLNLIPEKVKMTARIETMDALIRQSLFQPTIPENYFDLAVGNPPFSAKYGRVKDNRLLFYELGKNKSSQAIEILFIERFIQLVREGGMVAIIVPESILANKNEEYVRKFILRYNLIAIVSLPRGIFRSTLGTTSKTSILFIKKEPNRGKVLILELKDLKQLEELVKNPEKAYEYGKMVEPNVENLSPSFYREEPEIKTNLPVRTLEELIDKIRTGGTEYGMKRKFVDKGLRFISAKVVTPYGLDFSRDERFIEPESVMDKKFAHVRVGDLLFVRVGVGCSGRTCVVVDENDLGVADDWIYIVRLKDKELMPYYLAIFMQSKFGKEQIERMKRGVGTVTIPQSELKKLKVPIPARDFLIKVRNRYIQMVKNLRDNKIDLAKKEFEDLVKSVDEYISAK; encoded by the coding sequence ATGAAACAACGTCTAAATCACTTCAGTAAAAAAGAAAAAGTCCTCGGACAGTTTCTGACACCTTATCCAGTAGCCGATTTTATGATAAAATTTTCTAAGTTATTTTTGGAGGAAAAAGAGACCGCCATCGACCCATCATGTGGGGACGGAGTCTTTCTTTTGGGCTTATTAGAAAATGGATTTAAGGAACTATGGGGCGTCGATATAGATCCCAAGGTTCTGAATTTAATTCCTGAAAAGGTCAAAATGACTGCAAGAATAGAAACGATGGATGCATTAATCAGACAAAGCCTCTTTCAACCCACCATTCCAGAAAACTATTTCGATCTTGCTGTAGGTAATCCTCCTTTCAGTGCAAAGTATGGCAGGGTCAAAGATAACCGACTTTTATTTTATGAGCTTGGGAAAAACAAAAGTTCTCAGGCAATTGAGATCCTTTTCATTGAGAGGTTTATCCAACTTGTTAGAGAAGGGGGAATGGTTGCAATAATAGTTCCCGAGAGCATTCTCGCAAACAAGAACGAAGAGTATGTTAGGAAATTCATTTTGCGTTACAACCTCATAGCAATAGTTTCACTTCCACGCGGTATTTTTAGATCAACGCTCGGCACAACTTCGAAGACTTCGATTCTTTTTATCAAAAAAGAGCCCAATAGAGGGAAAGTTTTGATATTGGAATTAAAGGATCTCAAACAACTTGAAGAGCTCGTCAAAAATCCTGAAAAAGCCTATGAGTATGGCAAAATGGTAGAGCCGAATGTTGAAAATTTATCTCCAAGCTTTTACAGAGAAGAACCTGAAATTAAGACGAATTTGCCAGTAAGAACTCTTGAGGAACTAATAGATAAGATCAGAACTGGTGGGACAGAATACGGAATGAAAAGAAAGTTTGTCGATAAAGGGCTTAGATTCATTTCCGCAAAGGTTGTAACCCCATATGGGCTCGATTTTAGCAGAGATGAAAGATTCATAGAACCAGAAAGCGTTATGGATAAAAAATTTGCCCACGTAAGAGTAGGAGATCTTCTTTTTGTCCGTGTGGGGGTTGGTTGTAGCGGTAGAACATGTGTTGTGGTCGATGAAAATGATCTGGGCGTTGCAGATGACTGGATCTACATCGTAAGACTGAAGGATAAAGAACTGATGCCATACTACTTGGCGATCTTCATGCAAAGCAAGTTTGGAAAAGAACAGATAGAAAGAATGAAAAGAGGTGTAGGCACCGTTACAATTCCTCAATCAGAGCTTAAAAAGCTTAAAGTCCCAATTCCAGCTCGGGATTTTCTGATTAAAGTAAGGAACAGATACATACAAATGGTTAAAAATCTAAGGGATAACAAAATCGATTTGGCGAAAAAAGAATTTGAAGACCTTGTAAAAAGTGTTGACGAGTATATTTCGGCTAAGTAA
- a CDS encoding DNA-directed RNA polymerase subunit P, whose translation MSYICAICGAEVDIDPDKKRVQCTICGNRILKKPRPPAKKKRVKAI comes from the coding sequence ATGAGCTACATCTGCGCAATTTGTGGTGCAGAAGTAGACATAGATCCTGATAAGAAGAGAGTGCAGTGCACGATCTGCGGAAATAGGATCCTAAAGAAACCGAGACCACCCGCTAAGAAGAAGAGAGTAAAGGCAATATAA
- a CDS encoding DUF126 domain-containing protein — MFKCRVINSGYAEGSALVSSKPISLLGDINENGVFTVGELKGECVANRILVFPFGKGSTVGSYTLLRLKKRNLAPLAIINKETEAIIAVGAVIAGIPLVDKVEEEFFLKVKTGDWVIVNANEGYVEIK; from the coding sequence GTGTTTAAATGCAGAGTAATAAATTCAGGATACGCTGAAGGATCAGCTTTAGTTTCTTCAAAACCCATCTCATTACTTGGCGACATAAACGAGAACGGAGTATTTACAGTCGGAGAGCTAAAAGGAGAATGCGTTGCTAACAGGATTTTGGTATTTCCGTTTGGCAAAGGCTCTACAGTTGGTAGCTACACGCTTTTAAGGCTGAAGAAAAGAAATTTGGCACCACTGGCAATAATCAACAAGGAAACCGAGGCAATAATTGCAGTGGGAGCGGTAATAGCGGGCATTCCTCTCGTTGACAAAGTAGAAGAGGAGTTCTTTTTGAAAGTAAAAACTGGTGATTGGGTAATCGTGAACGCAAACGAAGGATACGTTGAGATAAAATGA
- a CDS encoding DUF5749 family beta-barrel protein, producing MDLICRFVFKDGKEFGESIDVFDNHLIVKVYDKFIAIPMKCVSFDGEKITVTDFDEQKALELGNKWVEKSKAVSEEELRKFGFGDGV from the coding sequence ATGGATCTGATTTGCAGGTTTGTTTTCAAAGACGGCAAGGAATTTGGTGAAAGCATTGATGTTTTTGACAACCACCTGATCGTAAAAGTCTACGACAAATTCATTGCGATCCCGATGAAGTGTGTGAGCTTTGATGGGGAGAAGATCACAGTCACGGACTTCGATGAGCAAAAGGCTTTGGAGCTTGGCAATAAGTGGGTAGAAAAGTCGAAAGCTGTTAGTGAGGAAGAGCTCAGAAAATTCGGTTTTGGAGATGGAGTTTAA
- the rpl37A gene encoding 50S ribosomal protein L37Ae — translation MARTKKVKSAAKFRASAGLSVRRKWLEIDIPQRQKYVCKKCGKRAVKRIGSGIWECKSCGYKFAGGCYLPSTTATKILEKEKTEAVEQ, via the coding sequence ATGGCAAGGACAAAGAAAGTGAAGTCCGCAGCGAAGTTCAGGGCGAGTGCTGGCTTAAGCGTTCGCAGAAAATGGCTTGAAATCGACATTCCCCAAAGGCAGAAGTATGTTTGCAAGAAATGCGGTAAGAGGGCTGTGAAGAGAATAGGCTCAGGTATCTGGGAGTGTAAGAGCTGTGGCTACAAGTTTGCGGGCGGATGCTATTTGCCGTCAACAACAGCAACAAAGATCCTTGAAAAGGAGAAGACTGAAGCGGTGGAGCAATGA
- the hdrA2 gene encoding CoB-CoM heterodisulfide reductase HdrA2 — protein sequence MRIGVFICHCGLNIARVLNVGELVYYAGQLPDVVHAEDLDYACSDYCQERIMIAIKEQMLDGIVVAACSPKLHEQTFRRTAQKAGINPYMVEIANIREQCSWVHQQKPRSATLKAKDLIRMHVAKLRKNKPLEKKRVEAKKSVAVIGGGIAGIESALNLAEMGIKVYLIEKAPSIGGHMALLNEVFPTNDCSICILAPKMSEAWNNENIEVITNAEVEEVEGGAGNFKLKIIQHPRFVDVEKCKGCIDDCSSVCPVEVASEFDFGVGVRKAIYIPFPQSTPLYAVVDWDHCIGCRLCEKACKPKAIDFNQEPNRLEIEVGAIIVATGYELFDPRKKPEYGYGKFKNVITLMELERLLSASGPTRGKLLRPSDSTLPKKVAFILCVGSRDENANKYCSRVCCMASLKNAYAIKERYPEIEVAIFYIDIRAFGRMFEEFFRKVQASGVRFVRGKVGEIMETESKNLILSYENTLVGEIEEEEFDLVVLATAMEAKNDLATMLGIGTGEDGFFEIAHPKLRPVETNVRGIFVAGCASGPRDIQDTIASAGLASAKAGKLVLGEKIEIDPFFAFVNPEKCIGCRICESVCKFKAVSVDKKASIDPYSCVMCGICVSACPVSAIDMGFFSNEGIEAMIEALAEERNADPLILAFACWYCAYGALDLAGTLKMQYEPNVRTIRVLCSGRVDPIWILKALKLGIDGVLVAGCRLGECHFKYGNYKAKERVDLLKNALKTLGIDPERVEYVWHSAGEGEAIAKDIDRFVERIKALKS from the coding sequence ATGAGGATAGGCGTCTTCATTTGCCACTGTGGTCTGAACATTGCACGTGTTTTAAATGTTGGAGAACTTGTATACTATGCGGGTCAGCTTCCAGATGTTGTTCATGCTGAAGATCTTGATTATGCTTGCTCAGATTACTGTCAAGAAAGAATAATGATTGCCATCAAAGAGCAAATGCTCGACGGCATAGTTGTTGCTGCGTGCAGTCCTAAACTGCATGAGCAAACCTTTCGCAGAACCGCTCAAAAAGCTGGGATCAACCCATACATGGTTGAGATTGCAAACATACGTGAGCAATGTTCATGGGTTCACCAGCAGAAGCCAAGAAGTGCAACTTTGAAGGCTAAAGATCTTATAAGAATGCATGTTGCAAAGCTCAGAAAGAATAAGCCATTGGAGAAAAAGAGAGTCGAGGCGAAAAAAAGCGTTGCGGTGATCGGTGGAGGAATTGCTGGTATCGAGTCCGCTTTAAACCTTGCGGAGATGGGAATAAAGGTTTATCTCATAGAAAAGGCTCCAAGCATTGGCGGGCACATGGCTCTGCTTAACGAAGTTTTTCCCACCAACGATTGCTCGATCTGCATTTTAGCACCAAAGATGAGCGAAGCTTGGAACAATGAAAACATAGAAGTAATAACGAACGCTGAAGTTGAAGAAGTAGAGGGCGGAGCGGGGAATTTCAAGCTGAAGATCATTCAGCATCCAAGGTTCGTGGATGTGGAGAAATGCAAGGGTTGTATAGACGACTGCAGTTCCGTTTGCCCAGTAGAGGTTGCGAGCGAGTTCGATTTTGGTGTTGGCGTCAGAAAAGCGATCTATATTCCATTTCCGCAGTCAACACCACTCTACGCAGTCGTAGACTGGGATCACTGCATAGGCTGTAGGCTTTGCGAAAAAGCCTGTAAGCCAAAGGCTATCGATTTCAATCAGGAACCCAATAGGCTCGAAATTGAAGTCGGAGCAATCATCGTTGCCACGGGCTACGAGCTCTTTGATCCGAGAAAAAAGCCAGAATATGGCTATGGAAAGTTTAAGAATGTGATAACACTAATGGAACTCGAGAGACTTCTTTCTGCGAGCGGTCCAACGAGAGGAAAGCTTTTGCGCCCTTCAGACTCAACTTTGCCAAAGAAGGTTGCCTTTATTCTTTGCGTTGGAAGCAGAGACGAGAATGCGAACAAATACTGCAGTAGAGTCTGCTGTATGGCAAGCTTAAAGAATGCCTATGCAATCAAGGAGAGATATCCTGAAATTGAGGTAGCAATTTTCTACATCGATATAAGAGCTTTTGGGCGAATGTTTGAGGAGTTTTTTAGAAAAGTTCAGGCTTCTGGCGTTAGATTTGTTCGTGGAAAGGTCGGAGAGATTATGGAGACTGAAAGCAAAAATTTAATCCTGAGCTATGAAAACACCCTCGTTGGGGAAATCGAAGAAGAAGAATTCGATCTCGTTGTTTTGGCTACCGCAATGGAGGCTAAGAACGATCTTGCAACAATGCTCGGCATTGGAACTGGCGAAGACGGATTTTTTGAAATAGCACATCCAAAGCTTCGCCCAGTTGAGACCAACGTCCGCGGAATTTTTGTCGCGGGTTGTGCAAGCGGTCCAAGAGACATTCAGGACACAATAGCTTCCGCTGGTCTTGCCTCTGCAAAAGCGGGAAAGCTTGTTCTCGGCGAAAAGATCGAGATCGACCCGTTCTTTGCCTTCGTTAATCCAGAGAAGTGCATTGGCTGTAGGATCTGCGAAAGTGTATGCAAGTTTAAAGCGGTTAGCGTTGACAAAAAGGCATCCATAGATCCATACTCCTGCGTTATGTGCGGAATTTGTGTCTCAGCATGTCCAGTTTCAGCCATAGACATGGGATTCTTCAGCAATGAGGGAATTGAAGCGATGATCGAAGCTCTTGCTGAGGAAAGAAACGCTGATCCGCTAATTTTGGCATTTGCATGCTGGTATTGTGCCTATGGCGCATTAGATCTTGCTGGAACTCTGAAAATGCAGTATGAGCCAAATGTTAGAACAATAAGAGTTCTTTGCAGTGGTAGAGTTGACCCGATCTGGATCCTAAAGGCTTTGAAACTCGGAATTGATGGAGTGCTCGTAGCGGGATGCAGGCTTGGAGAGTGCCATTTCAAATATGGCAACTACAAGGCAAAAGAAAGGGTTGATCTGCTTAAAAATGCTTTAAAGACTTTGGGCATCGATCCTGAGAGAGTTGAATATGTTTGGCATTCTGCAGGCGAGGGAGAGGCAATTGCTAAAGATATTGACAGATTTGTGGAGAGAATAAAGGCTTTGAAATCATAA
- a CDS encoding molybdopterin molybdotransferase MoeA: protein MVRNIGFKSQQRVELALEKIFKNLRVIGIEEVDIYNCAGRVLAEDVFASFDLPQFDRSAMDGYAVLAEDTFGASEANPILLKLIGEVRVGEAPTLEVKSGSAVRVFTGSAIPKGANAVVMLEFTKLSGDYVEVFRSVPPFKNVSRAGEDVKKGELVLKKGELLQPQDAGILASLGFKRVKVYKKPRVAVISTGNELVELGEKLEGAKIYNSNNPMICNAIKELGFEAVSLGIARDEAKQIENKLFEALKFDMAIFTGGTSVGAHDLVPEVVAKHGEILFHGVAMKPGMPTAFGIVSGKPIFMLPGSPSACLLAFETFVVPALYRMMNVRFLERKGATKKGILQSRVPSEIGVRSYVRVRWDNGKVYPVRISGSSILSSLVKANALLLVPENLEGYEAGEEVEVRLIRDLTEVFE from the coding sequence ATGGTCAGAAACATCGGCTTCAAATCCCAGCAAAGGGTTGAGCTCGCTCTTGAAAAAATTTTCAAGAATCTCAGAGTTATCGGAATTGAAGAAGTAGATATTTATAATTGTGCTGGCAGAGTTTTGGCTGAAGACGTTTTTGCAAGCTTTGATCTACCACAATTTGACCGTTCCGCAATGGATGGCTACGCAGTTCTTGCTGAAGATACCTTCGGAGCAAGTGAAGCTAATCCGATTTTGCTAAAGCTGATCGGAGAAGTCAGGGTTGGAGAAGCGCCAACATTAGAAGTAAAAAGCGGTTCTGCGGTGAGAGTATTCACTGGCTCAGCGATACCAAAGGGGGCGAATGCGGTTGTAATGCTCGAATTCACAAAGCTCTCCGGCGACTATGTAGAAGTCTTCAGAAGTGTTCCACCATTCAAAAACGTTTCAAGGGCAGGAGAAGATGTTAAAAAAGGTGAACTTGTGCTCAAGAAGGGAGAGCTCTTACAGCCTCAGGATGCGGGAATTTTAGCTTCCTTGGGATTTAAGAGAGTTAAAGTCTATAAAAAGCCAAGGGTAGCTGTGATCTCAACAGGCAACGAACTTGTTGAGCTTGGAGAAAAGCTTGAGGGGGCAAAGATCTACAACTCGAACAATCCAATGATCTGCAACGCAATTAAGGAACTCGGATTTGAAGCGGTAAGCCTCGGAATTGCCCGAGACGAGGCAAAGCAGATCGAAAATAAGCTCTTTGAAGCTTTAAAATTTGACATGGCGATCTTTACAGGTGGGACTTCAGTCGGAGCTCACGATCTTGTCCCTGAAGTTGTCGCTAAACACGGCGAGATTTTGTTTCACGGTGTAGCCATGAAGCCTGGAATGCCAACCGCATTTGGAATTGTAAGTGGAAAGCCTATTTTCATGCTACCCGGCTCACCTTCAGCCTGCTTGCTTGCATTCGAAACCTTTGTTGTTCCCGCACTTTACAGAATGATGAACGTGCGTTTTTTGGAAAGAAAAGGAGCAACTAAGAAAGGAATTCTCCAGTCCCGTGTTCCCTCAGAGATTGGCGTAAGGAGCTACGTTAGGGTTCGCTGGGATAACGGAAAGGTTTACCCTGTCCGAATTTCAGGTTCAAGCATATTGAGCTCGCTTGTAAAGGCAAACGCTCTCCTCTTGGTGCCAGAAAACTTGGAAGGCTATGAAGCGGGAGAAGAGGTTGAAGTTAGGCTAATAAGGGATCTAACGGAGGTTTTTGAATGA
- a CDS encoding site-2 protease family protein: MIEDYFYVYASEKLKDGVRYYVIPKRSHADIEAFLMQLSSEYDVSLRKSYGELLLEIRKSKQNYVPNIILFIATLATTTLFGSMFYEGFNILGGLAFSGAIFFVLGSHELAHYLTARKWGMRTSLPYFIPFPTIIGTLGAVIKYKGAIPNRRALFDVGISGPLAGCLASVIVIFIGLQFPYEARNGERILIGTPLLFDLLVQLAGFSGEFIHPIAFAGWVGLFVTFFNLLPVGQLDGGHVVRAMIGEKSEIVSRVTPFVLILLSIFFGEIWLFWGLILMLFAMQKHPKPLEDHRIDKKRFALGIFGYLIFLLCFIPQPFKL, encoded by the coding sequence ATGATCGAAGACTACTTCTATGTCTACGCCTCCGAAAAGCTTAAGGACGGAGTCAGATACTATGTGATCCCCAAAAGAAGCCATGCTGATATCGAAGCTTTTTTAATGCAACTCTCCAGTGAATACGACGTCTCTTTGCGAAAAAGCTATGGAGAACTTTTGCTTGAGATTAGAAAATCGAAGCAGAATTATGTTCCTAATATTATTTTGTTCATTGCAACATTAGCAACCACAACGCTGTTCGGTTCAATGTTCTACGAAGGCTTCAACATTCTCGGTGGGCTTGCATTCTCTGGAGCCATTTTCTTTGTCCTCGGAAGCCATGAGCTTGCTCATTATCTTACCGCAAGAAAATGGGGAATGAGGACTTCGCTTCCTTATTTTATTCCCTTTCCAACCATTATAGGCACTCTTGGAGCGGTGATAAAATACAAGGGTGCAATTCCGAACAGAAGGGCTTTATTCGATGTTGGCATTAGCGGTCCGCTTGCGGGTTGCCTTGCCTCCGTAATTGTGATTTTCATAGGTCTTCAGTTTCCCTACGAAGCAAGAAATGGCGAAAGAATTTTAATAGGAACTCCACTTTTGTTCGACCTTCTGGTTCAGCTGGCTGGGTTCAGTGGAGAATTTATACATCCAATAGCCTTTGCTGGCTGGGTTGGGCTTTTTGTTACCTTTTTCAATTTGCTTCCAGTCGGTCAGCTCGATGGAGGGCATGTAGTTAGAGCAATGATCGGAGAAAAGAGTGAAATAGTTTCAAGAGTAACACCATTCGTTTTAATTCTGCTAAGCATATTCTTTGGCGAGATCTGGCTTTTTTGGGGTCTAATTCTCATGCTTTTTGCCATGCAAAAACATCCGAAGCCACTCGAAGACCACAGGATTGACAAAAAGAGGTTTGCTTTGGGAATCTTTGGCTACCTGATCTTCCTGCTTTGTTTCATCCCGCAGCCATTCAAATTATGA